One window from the genome of Lutra lutra chromosome X, mLutLut1.2, whole genome shotgun sequence encodes:
- the EZHIP gene encoding EZH inhibitory protein: MDVFERDSSQKPPERDTASPLPSHPVRPERESQSHWAKVFDLHNYESHVTTDRPIRSENPSRVRPSSSLLPPEFYSGGVCSHALTSLRRESSIMATPSSDKKAQKQLQGEVPIGPKNEVASAPGDAHRVSNPDPGASVPSVSSGLSSSGGGAPHSGTAGSSASALAAVGAISINGEGADLPSTARVQARERADLQGGRSPHAELRCVVPGAGQGLQASHAGGVGAVVQAMRGVGQASGPPTLPTSLGKGRGRKQLGRKETAQVQKPPGRRCLFPGLLAPQCPVPSPPSSPGSQPSGRRRSRASPWGQAAQPGPALRSQARAPGPALRSQAARPGLALNSRATPLGTAFSGHASGLVSALGSRTSAPGPSRRRGAPAPGPVHRPSASASGPALQRRRASAPGPAVPRRHVPASGPALRSRRRASAPGPALRSHTSAPGPAYRNCAAAPGPAYHNRASSRRASGPGRALNNHASPPGPALRSRASGSGPDLQGRAKPIGPALRNGCSTLGFVLRSRTIERSSPRSRASLPVPTSLSPPSSPGVALRRLVCQSSSSSPNPEVPSVDAQPRWHAVRMRASSPSPPGRLFPFPEQLCGESSSSSSSASSSRSPGQSPSSSSSSSSSSSSYSSSTNFSGQSTSSPKFSGLGSISTPSPASLRRALLPELDALSPLSPGEEAETGSMPSSPIPPVV; this comes from the coding sequence ATGAGAGTCACGTGACAACTGACCGACCAATCAGAAGCGAAAATCCAAGCAGGGTACGCCCATCCTCCTCACTCCTTCCCCCGGAGTTCTACTCAGGCGGCGTCTGCAGCCACGCTCTCACGTCTCTGAGAAGAGAATCTAGCATTATGGCCACTCCATCGTCCGACAAGAAGGCGCAGAAGCAACTGCAGGGTGAGGTGCCCATAGGGCCGAAGAACGAGGTTGCCTCTGCCCCTGGCGATGCCCATAGGGTCAGCAACCCCGATCCTGGTGCCTCCGTCCCCTCGGTCTCGAGCGGTCTTTCTTCATCGGGTGGTGGCGCCCCACACAGCGGCACAGCAGGTTCCTCTGCCTCCGCCCTGGCTGCCGTCGGCGCCATTTCGATCAATGGCGAGGGCGCGGATCTGCCCTCCACGGCCCGTGTGCAGGCGAGGGAGCGTGCCGACCTCCAGGGCGGCCGCAGTCCCCACGCTGAGCTGAGATGTGTGGTGCCCGGAGCGGGCCAAGGTCTCCAGGCCTCACACGCAGGTGGCGTGGGCGCCGTGGTGCAAGCCATGAGGGGAGTTGGCCAGGCCAGCGGGCCTCCGACCCTGCCCACGAGCCTGGGGAAAGGCCGTGGGAGGAAGCAGCTCGGCCGCAAGGAGACTGCCCAGGTTCAGAAGCCTCCAGGGCGTCGCTGTCTGTTTCCTGGGCTTCTTGCACCTCAGTGCCCCGTGCCTTCGCCGCCATCTTCTCCGGGGTCTCAGCCCAGCGGCCGTCGCCGTTCTCGGGCTTCTCCGTGGGGTCAGGCAGcccagccaggccctgccctccgAAGTCAGGCCCGAGCACCAGGCCCAGCTCTCCGCAGTCAAGCAGCCAGGCCAGGCCTCGCCCTCAACAGCCGCGCCACCCCGCTAGGCACTGCCTTCAGTGGTCATGCTTCCGGGTTGGTCTCTGCTCTTGGCAGCCGTACATCGGCACCAGGCCCTTCTCGTCGCCGTGGTGCACCCGCGCCAGGCCCTGTTCATCGCCCCAGTGCTTCCGCGTCAGGCCCTGCTCTCCAGCGTCGCCGTGCATCCGCGCCAGGCCCTGCTGTCCCTCGCCGCCATGTGCCTGCGTCAGGCCCAGCTCTCCGCAGCCGCCGCCGTGCTTCCGCGCCGGGCCCAGCTCTCCGCAGCCACACATCCGCGCCGGGTCCTGCTTACCGCAACTGTGCAGCTGCTCCAGGTCCTGCTTACCACAACCGTGCTTCCAGTCGCCGTGCATCTGGGCCAGGCCGTGCTCTCAATAACCACGCCAGCCCACCAGGCCCTGCTCTCCGCAGCCGTGCATCGGGGTCAGGCCCTGACCTCCAAGGCCGAGCCAAGCCGATAGGCCCTGCCCTCCGCAATGGCTGCTCGACTTTGGGCTTTGTCCTTCGGAGCCGCACAATCGAAAGGTCATCCCCTAGAAGCCGGGCCTCTCTACCTGTGCCTACTAGCCTGagtcctccttcttcccctggggTAGCCTTACGAAGGCTGGTCTGCCAGAGCAGCTCAAGCTCTCCTAATCCTGAGGTCCCAAGCGTTGATGCCCAGCCCCGTTGGCATGCAGTCCGTATGCGTGcctcatctccctctcctcctggtaggctctttcctttccctgaaCAGCTGTGTGGTGAaagctcctcctcttcctcttctgcctcctcctccaggtctCCTGGCCAgagcccctcctcttcctcctcctcttcctcttcctcttcttcctactCTTCCTCCACTAATTTTTCTGGCCAGAGCACTTCTTCCCCTAAGTTTAGTGGTTTGGGCTCCATCTCCACTCCTAGTCCTGCGAGCCTGAGGCGTGCTTTGCTGCCAGAGCTTGATGCCCTGAGCCCTCTCTCTCCAGGAGAGGAGGCTGAAACAGGGAGCATGCCTTCCTCCCCTATACCTCCAGTGGTGTGA